From one Neovison vison isolate M4711 chromosome 1, ASM_NN_V1, whole genome shotgun sequence genomic stretch:
- the TRERF1 gene encoding transcriptional-regulating factor 1 isoform X4: MGDQQLYKTNHVAHSGENLFYQQPPLGIHGGLNHNYGNTVTGPGLEAPQASPLSPHFPQDTRDGLGLPVGSKNLGQVDTSRQGGWGGHTGPGNHVQLRSNLTNSNMMWGTPAQPEPADGYQYTYSQASEIRTQKLTSGVLHKLDSFTQVFANQNLRIQVNNMAQVLHTQSAVMDGAPDSALRQLLSQKPMEPPAPALPARYQQVPQQAHPAFPGGLSKPALQVGPHAGQGHLYYDYQQPLAQMPVQGGQPLQAPPMLSQHMQQMQQQQYYPPQPQPQQAGQQPLSLQEMQQQQQQSRPQQQQQQQQQQLQLQQRQGPMQIPQYYQPQPVMQHLQEQPQQQPPQMHLQPPSYHRDAHQYGPEQAHAVQLIQLGSVPQYYYQEPQQPYGHHVCQQSHLPQHQQREDSQPKTYPSDRQAQAVLSSHGDLGPPDAGMGDPASSDLNRLGGALPHRPLLSPSGIHLNNMGPQHQQLSPSALWPQMHLPDGRAQPGSPESSGQPKGVFGEQFDAKNKLTCSICLKEFKSLPALNGHMRSHGGMRASPNLKQEEGEKALPPQPQPQPPLPPPPPPPPQLPPEAESLTPMVMPVSVPVKLLPPKPGSQGFANSIVAAPSTRDKPASSMSDDEMPVLELPKKHQPAVAKAEEPLKSLPDKKKFRHRPEPLFIPPPPSYTTNSAAASSYSGATLYQSQLRSPRILGDHLLLDPAHELPPYTPPPMLSPVRQGSGLFSNVLIAGHGPGAHPQLPLTPLTPTPRVLLCRSNSIDGSNVTVTPGPGEQTIDVEPRINIGLRFQAEIPELQDVSALAQDTHKATLVWKPWPELENHDLQQRVENLLNLCCSSALPGGGTNSEFALHSLFEAKGDVMVALEMLLLRKPVRLKCHPLANYHYAGSDKWTSLERKLFNKALATYSKDFIFVQKMVKSKTVAQCVEYYYTWKKIMRLGRKHRTRLAEIDDSVTSEEEEELEEEEEDPEEDRKSTREEESEVPKSPEPPPGPTLAPAEGPPLQALSQPSGSFICEMPNCGAVFSSRQALNGHARIHGGTNQVTKARGAIPSGKQKPGSAQSGYCSVKSSPSHSTTSGETDPTTIFPCKECGKVFFKIKSRNAHMKTHRQQEEQQRQKAQKAAFAAEMAATIERTTGPAGAPGLLPLDQLSLIKPIKDVDILDGDVVQQLGGVMEEAEVVDTDLLLDDQDSVLLQGDAEL; the protein is encoded by the exons ATGGGGGATCAGCAACTCTACAAGACCAATCACGTGGCCCACAGTGGTGAGAACCTTTTCTACCAACAGCCACCGCTTGGCATCCATGGTGGGCTGAACCACAACTATGGGAATACAGTCACAGGGCCTGGATTGGAGGCCCCTCAGGCATCGCCCCTCTCCCCTCACTTCCCTCAAGATACTCGGGATGGTCTAGGCTTGCCTGTTGGTTCCAAAAACCTAGGCCAAGTGGATACCTCgaggcagggagggtggggaggtcaCACTGGGCCTGGCAACCACGTCCAGCTACGCAGCAACCTGACCAACTCAAACATGATGTGGGGGACCCCGGCCCAGCCTGAGCCCGCCGATGGCTACCAGTATACCTACTCCCAGGCCAGTGAGATCCGCACCCAGAAACTCACCAGCGGTGTCCTGCACAAGCTAGACTCCTTCACCCAGGTGTTCGCCAACCAAAACCTGCGAATTCAGGTCAACAATATGGCCCAGGTGCTGCACACCCAGTCGGCAGTGATGGACGGGGCCCCTGACAGTGCCCTCCGCCAGTTGTTGTCCCAGAAGCCCATGGAGCCCCCGGCGCCGGCTCTTCCTGCTCGCTACCAGCAGGTGCCCCAGCAGGCTCACCCCGCTTTCCCCGGTGGCCTGTCCAAACCAGCCCTGCAGGTGGGGCCACACGCCGGCCAGGGGCACCTGTACTATGACTACCAGCAGCCGCTGGCCCAGATGCCGGTGCAGGGAGGACAGCCGCTGCAGGCCCCCCCGATGCTGTCCCAGCACATGCAGCAGATGCAGCAGCAGCAGTATTACccgccgcagccgcagccgcagcAGGCTGGGCAGCAGCCTCTATCCCTGCAGGAAatgcagcaacagcagcagcagagccgcccgcagcagcagcagcagcagcagcaacagcagctgcAGCTGCAGCAACGGCAGGGTCCGATGCAGATACCTCAGTATTACCAGCCCCAGCCCGTGATGCAGCACTTGCAAGAACAGCCGCAGCAACAGCCGCCGCAGATGCACCTGCAGCCCCCCTCTTACCACAGGGACGCCCACCAGTACGGCCCGGAGCAGGCACACGCCGTCCAGCTGATCCAGCTGGGCTCCGTACCCCAGTACTACTACCAGGAGCCCCAGCAGCCCTACGGCCACCACGTCTGCCAGCAGAGCCACCTGCCCCAGCACCAGCAGCGCGAGGACAGTCAGCCCAAGACGTACCCGAGCGATAGGCAGGCCCAGGCCGTGCTGAGCTCCCACGGCGACCTGGGGCCTCCCGACGCAGGAATGGGAGACCCGGCAAGCTCGGACCTGAACCGGCTCGGCGGGGCCCTCCCCCACCGGCCGCTGCTGTCCCCCAGCGGGATCCACCTCAACAACATGGGGCCTCAGCACCAGCAGCTGTCTCCCAGTGCCCTGTGGCCCCAG ATGCACCTACCTGATGGCAGAGCCCAGCCAGGGTCCCCGGAGTCAAG TGGCCAACCAAAAGGAGTGTTTGGGGAGCAGTTTGATGCCAAGAACAAATTGACGTGCTCCATCTGCCTGAAGGAATTCAAGAGCCTACCTGCCCTGAACGGCCACATGCGGTCCCATGGGGGAATGAGAGCCTCCCCCAACCTCAAACAG gaggaaggagagaaggcccTGCCGCCTCAGCCTCAGCCCCAGCCGCCACTGCCACCTCCGCCTCCGCCGCCACCGCAGCTCCCTCCCGAGGCAGAAAGCCTCACGCCTATGGTCATGCCCGTGTCTGTCCCTGTCAAGCTTCTCCCGCCCAAGCCAGGCTCTCAGGGCTTCGCCAACAGCATCGTTGCCGCCCCCTCCACCAGAGACAAGCCAGCCAGCTCGATGTCGGACGACGAGATGCCCGTGCTC GAACTCCCCAAGAAGCATCAGCCGGCCGTGGCCAAAGCCGAGGAGCCCCTCAAGAGCTTGCCGGACAAGAAAAAGTTCCGGCACCGGCCGGAGCCGCTGTTCATCCCGCCACCGCCCTCCTACACCACCAactccgccgccgcctcctcgtACTCGGGCGCCACTCTGTACCAGAGCCAGCTGCGCTCCCCCCGCATCCTCGGGGACCACCTGCTGCTGGACCCCGCCCACGAGCTGCCCCCCTACACGCCCCCGCCCATGCTGAGCCCGGTGCGCCAGGGCTCGGGCCTCTTCAGCAACGTCCTCATCGCGGGCCACGGCCCTGGCGCGCACCCGCAGCTGCCCCTCACGCCCCTGACGCCCACGCCGCGGGTGCTGCTGTGCCGCTCCA ACAGCATTGATGGCAGCAACGTGACAGTCACCCCAGGGCCTGGAGAGCAGACCATTGATGTTGAACC ACGCATCAACATTGGCTtgaggttccaagcagagatcccaGAACTTCAGGAtgtctctgccttggctcaggacACACACAAAGCCACACTAGTATGGAAGCCCTGGCCAGAGCTGGAAAACCATGACCTCCAGCAAAGAG TGGAGAATCTCCTGAATTTGTGCTGTTCAAGTGCGTTGCCTGGTGGAGGGACCAATTCTGAATTTGCTTTGCACTCTCTTTTCGAGGCCAAAGGTGATGTGATG GTTGCTCTGGAAATGCTGCTGCTGAGGAAGCCAGTCAGGTTAAAATGTCATCCGTTAGCAAATTACCACTATGCCG GTTCGGACAAGTGGACCTCCCTAGAAAGAAAACTGTTCAATAAAGCACTAGCCACTTAcagcaaagattttatttttgtacagaaGATG GTGAAGTCTAAGACGGTGGCTCAGTGTGTGGAGTACTACTACACCTGGAAAAAGATCATGCGCTTGGGGCGGAAGCACCGGACACGCCTCGCAGAAATTGATGATTCTGTG ACGAGTGAAGAAGAAGAGGAgttagaggaggaggaggaggacccgGAAGAAGATAGGAAATCAACAAGAGAAGAGGAGAGTGAGGTGCCCAAGTCACCCGAGCCACCGCCAGGCCCCACACTGGCTCCCGCGGAGGGGCCACCCCTGCAGGCCCTCAGCCAGCCATCCGGCTCCTTCATCTGTGAGATGCCCAACTGCGGGGCT GTGTTCAGCTCCCGACAGGCACTGAATGGCCACGCCCGCATCCATGGTGGCACCAACCAAGTGACTAAAGCCCGGGGGGCCATCCCCTCTGGGAAGCAGAAACCAGGCAGTGCCCAGAGTGGGTACTGCTCAGTGAAGAGCTCCCCCTCTCACAGCACCACCAGCGGCGAGACAGACCCCACCACCATCTTCCCCTGCAAGGAGTGTGGCAA agtcttcttcaagatcaaaagccgaAATGCGCACATGAAAACGCACAGgcagcaggaggaacagcagaggcAAAAGGCTCAGAAGGCAGCTTTTGCCGCCGAAATGGCCGCCACCATCGAGAGGACTACGGGGCCCGCAGGGGCGCCGGGGCTGCTGCCCCTGGACCAGCTGAGCCTGATCAAACCCATCAAGGACGTGGACATCCTCGATGGCGACGTGGTCCAGCAGTTGGGAGGCGTCATGGAAGAGGCCGAGGTCGTGGACACAGATCTCCTCTTGGACGACCAAGATTCGGTTTTACTTCAGGGTGATGCCGAACTATAA
- the TRERF1 gene encoding transcriptional-regulating factor 1 isoform X1, whose protein sequence is MGDQQLYKTNHVAHSGENLFYQQPPLGIHGGLNHNYGNTVTGPGLEAPQASPLSPHFPQDTRDGLGLPVGSKNLGQVDTSRQGGWGGHTGPGNHVQLRSNLTNSNMMWGTPAQPEPADGYQYTYSQASEIRTQKLTSGVLHKLDSFTQVFANQNLRIQVNNMAQVLHTQSAVMDGAPDSALRQLLSQKPMEPPAPALPARYQQVPQQAHPAFPGGLSKPALQVGPHAGQGHLYYDYQQPLAQMPVQGGQPLQAPPMLSQHMQQMQQQQYYPPQPQPQQAGQQPLSLQEMQQQQQQSRPQQQQQQQQQQLQLQQRQGPMQIPQYYQPQPVMQHLQEQPQQQPPQMHLQPPSYHRDAHQYGPEQAHAVQLIQLGSVPQYYYQEPQQPYGHHVCQQSHLPQHQQREDSQPKTYPSDRQAQAVLSSHGDLGPPDAGMGDPASSDLNRLGGALPHRPLLSPSGIHLNNMGPQHQQLSPSALWPQMHLPDGRAQPGSPESSGQPKGVFGEQFDAKNKLTCSICLKEFKSLPALNGHMRSHGGMRASPNLKQEEGEKALPPQPQPQPPLPPPPPPPPQLPPEAESLTPMVMPVSVPVKLLPPKPGSQGFANSIVAAPSTRDKPASSMSDDEMPVLVRMTLSPPHSPQGAAPHPPAELPKKHQPAVAKAEEPLKSLPDKKKFRHRPEPLFIPPPPSYTTNSAAASSYSGATLYQSQLRSPRILGDHLLLDPAHELPPYTPPPMLSPVRQGSGLFSNVLIAGHGPGAHPQLPLTPLTPTPRVLLCRSNSIDGSNVTVTPGPGEQTIDVEPRINIGLRFQAEIPELQDVSALAQDTHKATLVWKPWPELENHDLQQRVENLLNLCCSSALPGGGTNSEFALHSLFEAKGDVMVALEMLLLRKPVRLKCHPLANYHYAGSDKWTSLERKLFNKALATYSKDFIFVQKMVKSKTVAQCVEYYYTWKKIMRLGRKHRTRLAEIDDSVVSEAGQSLLMRALLPPHTQTSEEEEELEEEEEDPEEDRKSTREEESEVPKSPEPPPGPTLAPAEGPPLQALSQPSGSFICEMPNCGADCRCHVTPFLPQVFSSRQALNGHARIHGGTNQVTKARGAIPSGKQKPGSAQSGYCSVKSSPSHSTTSGETDPTTIFPCKECGKVFFKIKSRNAHMKTHRQQEEQQRQKAQKAAFAAEMAATIERTTGPAGAPGLLPLDQLSLIKPIKDVDILDGDVVQQLGGVMEEAEVVDTDLLLDDQDSVLLQGDAEL, encoded by the exons ATGGGGGATCAGCAACTCTACAAGACCAATCACGTGGCCCACAGTGGTGAGAACCTTTTCTACCAACAGCCACCGCTTGGCATCCATGGTGGGCTGAACCACAACTATGGGAATACAGTCACAGGGCCTGGATTGGAGGCCCCTCAGGCATCGCCCCTCTCCCCTCACTTCCCTCAAGATACTCGGGATGGTCTAGGCTTGCCTGTTGGTTCCAAAAACCTAGGCCAAGTGGATACCTCgaggcagggagggtggggaggtcaCACTGGGCCTGGCAACCACGTCCAGCTACGCAGCAACCTGACCAACTCAAACATGATGTGGGGGACCCCGGCCCAGCCTGAGCCCGCCGATGGCTACCAGTATACCTACTCCCAGGCCAGTGAGATCCGCACCCAGAAACTCACCAGCGGTGTCCTGCACAAGCTAGACTCCTTCACCCAGGTGTTCGCCAACCAAAACCTGCGAATTCAGGTCAACAATATGGCCCAGGTGCTGCACACCCAGTCGGCAGTGATGGACGGGGCCCCTGACAGTGCCCTCCGCCAGTTGTTGTCCCAGAAGCCCATGGAGCCCCCGGCGCCGGCTCTTCCTGCTCGCTACCAGCAGGTGCCCCAGCAGGCTCACCCCGCTTTCCCCGGTGGCCTGTCCAAACCAGCCCTGCAGGTGGGGCCACACGCCGGCCAGGGGCACCTGTACTATGACTACCAGCAGCCGCTGGCCCAGATGCCGGTGCAGGGAGGACAGCCGCTGCAGGCCCCCCCGATGCTGTCCCAGCACATGCAGCAGATGCAGCAGCAGCAGTATTACccgccgcagccgcagccgcagcAGGCTGGGCAGCAGCCTCTATCCCTGCAGGAAatgcagcaacagcagcagcagagccgcccgcagcagcagcagcagcagcagcaacagcagctgcAGCTGCAGCAACGGCAGGGTCCGATGCAGATACCTCAGTATTACCAGCCCCAGCCCGTGATGCAGCACTTGCAAGAACAGCCGCAGCAACAGCCGCCGCAGATGCACCTGCAGCCCCCCTCTTACCACAGGGACGCCCACCAGTACGGCCCGGAGCAGGCACACGCCGTCCAGCTGATCCAGCTGGGCTCCGTACCCCAGTACTACTACCAGGAGCCCCAGCAGCCCTACGGCCACCACGTCTGCCAGCAGAGCCACCTGCCCCAGCACCAGCAGCGCGAGGACAGTCAGCCCAAGACGTACCCGAGCGATAGGCAGGCCCAGGCCGTGCTGAGCTCCCACGGCGACCTGGGGCCTCCCGACGCAGGAATGGGAGACCCGGCAAGCTCGGACCTGAACCGGCTCGGCGGGGCCCTCCCCCACCGGCCGCTGCTGTCCCCCAGCGGGATCCACCTCAACAACATGGGGCCTCAGCACCAGCAGCTGTCTCCCAGTGCCCTGTGGCCCCAG ATGCACCTACCTGATGGCAGAGCCCAGCCAGGGTCCCCGGAGTCAAG TGGCCAACCAAAAGGAGTGTTTGGGGAGCAGTTTGATGCCAAGAACAAATTGACGTGCTCCATCTGCCTGAAGGAATTCAAGAGCCTACCTGCCCTGAACGGCCACATGCGGTCCCATGGGGGAATGAGAGCCTCCCCCAACCTCAAACAG gaggaaggagagaaggcccTGCCGCCTCAGCCTCAGCCCCAGCCGCCACTGCCACCTCCGCCTCCGCCGCCACCGCAGCTCCCTCCCGAGGCAGAAAGCCTCACGCCTATGGTCATGCCCGTGTCTGTCCCTGTCAAGCTTCTCCCGCCCAAGCCAGGCTCTCAGGGCTTCGCCAACAGCATCGTTGCCGCCCCCTCCACCAGAGACAAGCCAGCCAGCTCGATGTCGGACGACGAGATGCCCGTGCTCGTGAGGATGACCCTCTCTCCCCCACACTCACCCCAAGGGGCTGccccccacccgcctgct GAACTCCCCAAGAAGCATCAGCCGGCCGTGGCCAAAGCCGAGGAGCCCCTCAAGAGCTTGCCGGACAAGAAAAAGTTCCGGCACCGGCCGGAGCCGCTGTTCATCCCGCCACCGCCCTCCTACACCACCAactccgccgccgcctcctcgtACTCGGGCGCCACTCTGTACCAGAGCCAGCTGCGCTCCCCCCGCATCCTCGGGGACCACCTGCTGCTGGACCCCGCCCACGAGCTGCCCCCCTACACGCCCCCGCCCATGCTGAGCCCGGTGCGCCAGGGCTCGGGCCTCTTCAGCAACGTCCTCATCGCGGGCCACGGCCCTGGCGCGCACCCGCAGCTGCCCCTCACGCCCCTGACGCCCACGCCGCGGGTGCTGCTGTGCCGCTCCA ACAGCATTGATGGCAGCAACGTGACAGTCACCCCAGGGCCTGGAGAGCAGACCATTGATGTTGAACC ACGCATCAACATTGGCTtgaggttccaagcagagatcccaGAACTTCAGGAtgtctctgccttggctcaggacACACACAAAGCCACACTAGTATGGAAGCCCTGGCCAGAGCTGGAAAACCATGACCTCCAGCAAAGAG TGGAGAATCTCCTGAATTTGTGCTGTTCAAGTGCGTTGCCTGGTGGAGGGACCAATTCTGAATTTGCTTTGCACTCTCTTTTCGAGGCCAAAGGTGATGTGATG GTTGCTCTGGAAATGCTGCTGCTGAGGAAGCCAGTCAGGTTAAAATGTCATCCGTTAGCAAATTACCACTATGCCG GTTCGGACAAGTGGACCTCCCTAGAAAGAAAACTGTTCAATAAAGCACTAGCCACTTAcagcaaagattttatttttgtacagaaGATG GTGAAGTCTAAGACGGTGGCTCAGTGTGTGGAGTACTACTACACCTGGAAAAAGATCATGCGCTTGGGGCGGAAGCACCGGACACGCCTCGCAGAAATTGATGATTCTGTGGTGAGTGAAGCTGGTCAGTCGCTGCTTATGCGGGCCCTGCTCCCGCCCCACACCCAG ACGAGTGAAGAAGAAGAGGAgttagaggaggaggaggaggacccgGAAGAAGATAGGAAATCAACAAGAGAAGAGGAGAGTGAGGTGCCCAAGTCACCCGAGCCACCGCCAGGCCCCACACTGGCTCCCGCGGAGGGGCCACCCCTGCAGGCCCTCAGCCAGCCATCCGGCTCCTTCATCTGTGAGATGCCCAACTGCGGGGCT gaCTGTAGATGTCATGTCACTCCCTTTCTTCCCCAGGTGTTCAGCTCCCGACAGGCACTGAATGGCCACGCCCGCATCCATGGTGGCACCAACCAAGTGACTAAAGCCCGGGGGGCCATCCCCTCTGGGAAGCAGAAACCAGGCAGTGCCCAGAGTGGGTACTGCTCAGTGAAGAGCTCCCCCTCTCACAGCACCACCAGCGGCGAGACAGACCCCACCACCATCTTCCCCTGCAAGGAGTGTGGCAA agtcttcttcaagatcaaaagccgaAATGCGCACATGAAAACGCACAGgcagcaggaggaacagcagaggcAAAAGGCTCAGAAGGCAGCTTTTGCCGCCGAAATGGCCGCCACCATCGAGAGGACTACGGGGCCCGCAGGGGCGCCGGGGCTGCTGCCCCTGGACCAGCTGAGCCTGATCAAACCCATCAAGGACGTGGACATCCTCGATGGCGACGTGGTCCAGCAGTTGGGAGGCGTCATGGAAGAGGCCGAGGTCGTGGACACAGATCTCCTCTTGGACGACCAAGATTCGGTTTTACTTCAGGGTGATGCCGAACTATAA
- the TRERF1 gene encoding transcriptional-regulating factor 1 isoform X2, whose product MGDQQLYKTNHVAHSGENLFYQQPPLGIHGGLNHNYGNTVTGPGLEAPQASPLSPHFPQDTRDGLGLPVGSKNLGQVDTSRQGGWGGHTGPGNHVQLRSNLTNSNMMWGTPAQPEPADGYQYTYSQASEIRTQKLTSGVLHKLDSFTQVFANQNLRIQVNNMAQVLHTQSAVMDGAPDSALRQLLSQKPMEPPAPALPARYQQVPQQAHPAFPGGLSKPALQVGPHAGQGHLYYDYQQPLAQMPVQGGQPLQAPPMLSQHMQQMQQQQYYPPQPQPQQAGQQPLSLQEMQQQQQQSRPQQQQQQQQQQLQLQQRQGPMQIPQYYQPQPVMQHLQEQPQQQPPQMHLQPPSYHRDAHQYGPEQAHAVQLIQLGSVPQYYYQEPQQPYGHHVCQQSHLPQHQQREDSQPKTYPSDRQAQAVLSSHGDLGPPDAGMGDPASSDLNRLGGALPHRPLLSPSGIHLNNMGPQHQQLSPSALWPQMHLPDGRAQPGSPESSGQPKGVFGEQFDAKNKLTCSICLKEFKSLPALNGHMRSHGGMRASPNLKQEEGEKALPPQPQPQPPLPPPPPPPPQLPPEAESLTPMVMPVSVPVKLLPPKPGSQGFANSIVAAPSTRDKPASSMSDDEMPVLVRMTLSPPHSPQGAAPHPPAELPKKHQPAVAKAEEPLKSLPDKKKFRHRPEPLFIPPPPSYTTNSAAASSYSGATLYQSQLRSPRILGDHLLLDPAHELPPYTPPPMLSPVRQGSGLFSNVLIAGHGPGAHPQLPLTPLTPTPRVLLCRSNSIDGSNVTVTPGPGEQTIDVEPRINIGLRFQAEIPELQDVSALAQDTHKATLVWKPWPELENHDLQQRVENLLNLCCSSALPGGGTNSEFALHSLFEAKGDVMVALEMLLLRKPVRLKCHPLANYHYAGSDKWTSLERKLFNKALATYSKDFIFVQKMVKSKTVAQCVEYYYTWKKIMRLGRKHRTRLAEIDDSVTSEEEEELEEEEEDPEEDRKSTREEESEVPKSPEPPPGPTLAPAEGPPLQALSQPSGSFICEMPNCGAVFSSRQALNGHARIHGGTNQVTKARGAIPSGKQKPGSAQSGYCSVKSSPSHSTTSGETDPTTIFPCKECGKVFFKIKSRNAHMKTHRQQEEQQRQKAQKAAFAAEMAATIERTTGPAGAPGLLPLDQLSLIKPIKDVDILDGDVVQQLGGVMEEAEVVDTDLLLDDQDSVLLQGDAEL is encoded by the exons ATGGGGGATCAGCAACTCTACAAGACCAATCACGTGGCCCACAGTGGTGAGAACCTTTTCTACCAACAGCCACCGCTTGGCATCCATGGTGGGCTGAACCACAACTATGGGAATACAGTCACAGGGCCTGGATTGGAGGCCCCTCAGGCATCGCCCCTCTCCCCTCACTTCCCTCAAGATACTCGGGATGGTCTAGGCTTGCCTGTTGGTTCCAAAAACCTAGGCCAAGTGGATACCTCgaggcagggagggtggggaggtcaCACTGGGCCTGGCAACCACGTCCAGCTACGCAGCAACCTGACCAACTCAAACATGATGTGGGGGACCCCGGCCCAGCCTGAGCCCGCCGATGGCTACCAGTATACCTACTCCCAGGCCAGTGAGATCCGCACCCAGAAACTCACCAGCGGTGTCCTGCACAAGCTAGACTCCTTCACCCAGGTGTTCGCCAACCAAAACCTGCGAATTCAGGTCAACAATATGGCCCAGGTGCTGCACACCCAGTCGGCAGTGATGGACGGGGCCCCTGACAGTGCCCTCCGCCAGTTGTTGTCCCAGAAGCCCATGGAGCCCCCGGCGCCGGCTCTTCCTGCTCGCTACCAGCAGGTGCCCCAGCAGGCTCACCCCGCTTTCCCCGGTGGCCTGTCCAAACCAGCCCTGCAGGTGGGGCCACACGCCGGCCAGGGGCACCTGTACTATGACTACCAGCAGCCGCTGGCCCAGATGCCGGTGCAGGGAGGACAGCCGCTGCAGGCCCCCCCGATGCTGTCCCAGCACATGCAGCAGATGCAGCAGCAGCAGTATTACccgccgcagccgcagccgcagcAGGCTGGGCAGCAGCCTCTATCCCTGCAGGAAatgcagcaacagcagcagcagagccgcccgcagcagcagcagcagcagcagcaacagcagctgcAGCTGCAGCAACGGCAGGGTCCGATGCAGATACCTCAGTATTACCAGCCCCAGCCCGTGATGCAGCACTTGCAAGAACAGCCGCAGCAACAGCCGCCGCAGATGCACCTGCAGCCCCCCTCTTACCACAGGGACGCCCACCAGTACGGCCCGGAGCAGGCACACGCCGTCCAGCTGATCCAGCTGGGCTCCGTACCCCAGTACTACTACCAGGAGCCCCAGCAGCCCTACGGCCACCACGTCTGCCAGCAGAGCCACCTGCCCCAGCACCAGCAGCGCGAGGACAGTCAGCCCAAGACGTACCCGAGCGATAGGCAGGCCCAGGCCGTGCTGAGCTCCCACGGCGACCTGGGGCCTCCCGACGCAGGAATGGGAGACCCGGCAAGCTCGGACCTGAACCGGCTCGGCGGGGCCCTCCCCCACCGGCCGCTGCTGTCCCCCAGCGGGATCCACCTCAACAACATGGGGCCTCAGCACCAGCAGCTGTCTCCCAGTGCCCTGTGGCCCCAG ATGCACCTACCTGATGGCAGAGCCCAGCCAGGGTCCCCGGAGTCAAG TGGCCAACCAAAAGGAGTGTTTGGGGAGCAGTTTGATGCCAAGAACAAATTGACGTGCTCCATCTGCCTGAAGGAATTCAAGAGCCTACCTGCCCTGAACGGCCACATGCGGTCCCATGGGGGAATGAGAGCCTCCCCCAACCTCAAACAG gaggaaggagagaaggcccTGCCGCCTCAGCCTCAGCCCCAGCCGCCACTGCCACCTCCGCCTCCGCCGCCACCGCAGCTCCCTCCCGAGGCAGAAAGCCTCACGCCTATGGTCATGCCCGTGTCTGTCCCTGTCAAGCTTCTCCCGCCCAAGCCAGGCTCTCAGGGCTTCGCCAACAGCATCGTTGCCGCCCCCTCCACCAGAGACAAGCCAGCCAGCTCGATGTCGGACGACGAGATGCCCGTGCTCGTGAGGATGACCCTCTCTCCCCCACACTCACCCCAAGGGGCTGccccccacccgcctgct GAACTCCCCAAGAAGCATCAGCCGGCCGTGGCCAAAGCCGAGGAGCCCCTCAAGAGCTTGCCGGACAAGAAAAAGTTCCGGCACCGGCCGGAGCCGCTGTTCATCCCGCCACCGCCCTCCTACACCACCAactccgccgccgcctcctcgtACTCGGGCGCCACTCTGTACCAGAGCCAGCTGCGCTCCCCCCGCATCCTCGGGGACCACCTGCTGCTGGACCCCGCCCACGAGCTGCCCCCCTACACGCCCCCGCCCATGCTGAGCCCGGTGCGCCAGGGCTCGGGCCTCTTCAGCAACGTCCTCATCGCGGGCCACGGCCCTGGCGCGCACCCGCAGCTGCCCCTCACGCCCCTGACGCCCACGCCGCGGGTGCTGCTGTGCCGCTCCA ACAGCATTGATGGCAGCAACGTGACAGTCACCCCAGGGCCTGGAGAGCAGACCATTGATGTTGAACC ACGCATCAACATTGGCTtgaggttccaagcagagatcccaGAACTTCAGGAtgtctctgccttggctcaggacACACACAAAGCCACACTAGTATGGAAGCCCTGGCCAGAGCTGGAAAACCATGACCTCCAGCAAAGAG TGGAGAATCTCCTGAATTTGTGCTGTTCAAGTGCGTTGCCTGGTGGAGGGACCAATTCTGAATTTGCTTTGCACTCTCTTTTCGAGGCCAAAGGTGATGTGATG GTTGCTCTGGAAATGCTGCTGCTGAGGAAGCCAGTCAGGTTAAAATGTCATCCGTTAGCAAATTACCACTATGCCG GTTCGGACAAGTGGACCTCCCTAGAAAGAAAACTGTTCAATAAAGCACTAGCCACTTAcagcaaagattttatttttgtacagaaGATG GTGAAGTCTAAGACGGTGGCTCAGTGTGTGGAGTACTACTACACCTGGAAAAAGATCATGCGCTTGGGGCGGAAGCACCGGACACGCCTCGCAGAAATTGATGATTCTGTG ACGAGTGAAGAAGAAGAGGAgttagaggaggaggaggaggacccgGAAGAAGATAGGAAATCAACAAGAGAAGAGGAGAGTGAGGTGCCCAAGTCACCCGAGCCACCGCCAGGCCCCACACTGGCTCCCGCGGAGGGGCCACCCCTGCAGGCCCTCAGCCAGCCATCCGGCTCCTTCATCTGTGAGATGCCCAACTGCGGGGCT GTGTTCAGCTCCCGACAGGCACTGAATGGCCACGCCCGCATCCATGGTGGCACCAACCAAGTGACTAAAGCCCGGGGGGCCATCCCCTCTGGGAAGCAGAAACCAGGCAGTGCCCAGAGTGGGTACTGCTCAGTGAAGAGCTCCCCCTCTCACAGCACCACCAGCGGCGAGACAGACCCCACCACCATCTTCCCCTGCAAGGAGTGTGGCAA agtcttcttcaagatcaaaagccgaAATGCGCACATGAAAACGCACAGgcagcaggaggaacagcagaggcAAAAGGCTCAGAAGGCAGCTTTTGCCGCCGAAATGGCCGCCACCATCGAGAGGACTACGGGGCCCGCAGGGGCGCCGGGGCTGCTGCCCCTGGACCAGCTGAGCCTGATCAAACCCATCAAGGACGTGGACATCCTCGATGGCGACGTGGTCCAGCAGTTGGGAGGCGTCATGGAAGAGGCCGAGGTCGTGGACACAGATCTCCTCTTGGACGACCAAGATTCGGTTTTACTTCAGGGTGATGCCGAACTATAA